The genomic region aactaccgtggaataagtctcctcaacatcgcacatACAGTTCTagagagcgtattgtgtgaaggactgaagcccaccatcaacaaaccgATTGGATCTTATAAGTGTCGTTTAGATCAGGAAAATCtacaatcgaccagatattcaccacgcgTCAAAGCTTGGAAAGCCACCTTCGACAGCCTAtggccgcgatgtctgaatttggtatccccgcaaagatAATACGGCTTGTAAgctaacgttgagcaacaccaacagATCTGTCAGGATTTAGAAGGCTCTCCGAGCCGtacgataccaagcgaggtttcagacaagcaGACTCCCTAtcatgtgacttcttcaatctgctgctcgACAAAATAGAGTGTTCACCTGctagcgtacgccgatgatattgatatcattggacTCAACAACAGCTCCGTTTGTTCTGCTTTCCCCAGACTGGAttaggaagcaaaacaaataggTCTGtatgtgaacgaggacaagacgaaatatctcctgtcatcaaacagtcgtcgcactcgtgacttgtcgcccacgtcactgttgacagtcataacttcgaagatgtagataatttcgtctattttggaatcattattaacatcaacaacaatgtcagtcccgaaatccaacgcagaataactacTGTCAAGAGGTGCaagtgagaagtaaagtcctctctcatcGAACAAAgcccaaactctataagtcactcattattcccactCTGCTCTGAAAGACCACGGGGTGAAGgtcctggctacacttggaatcttcaattggcacCTAACAGCGAAAAGGTAGAACGTCTGGCGTGCTGTTATAGACACGGCTGAAACCGCGTATGCGATGtgtacgccaataaagaagaagaaggttttaACTACCCACCAGCAAATTGGCATGACACATGCCATGGAATTCCTGTCAATACCCCTCCCTGCTAATTCTCTGATCCTTGGGCAGCAGCTCCTTTTTGATGTCGGGACCAACCACAATGAAAACTTCAGGTCCTATCGTATTGGTGTAAGCTGCGGAGCGGGCAACCTCATCAGAAAGTGcattcccggctatacctttgtgagcCTAGAGGTATAGCTGTCAATTAACTGTCATGAATGGATGACATTACATGTATCATCACTGCTTGGTTTTTGCCTATGAGCCTCCGTTTACATATCTCCATCCATTTACGCCAGCTTTCAACGAATCCCAAAACTTGAGTTTGAGTAATAACCTTGATTGGTTTCTAAGCTTGTGCCAAAGCTTGATGGCATGATAAAAGTGCCAAACCTCACTGAATACGGTGATAAAATCTGACACAAATTCATAAACCAACATGGTCGTCACGAGCTGTCGAAATCACGTCATCCCTATTGGTAGGCGCTGTATGCACTTACAGTTCCCGCAAGCTCGCGATAAGCATAAATATAGTGCGGATGTACTAACAACATCTCTGTTCAACCCCCAGGACCGCACCGAGTATGAATGAAAAgattatatttatgcatatgaaATGAGTTCTGTGTATCAAGTGTTTacagtatttaaataaaacaagtataATAAACTTCCTGTTTTGCATTATGTATGCTCTAAACTTTATCTGAAATTCTTTTATCATCAGCTAAGCGTTTTATAATGGTTTGCCTACGGGAGCTGGGTAGATATCACGTAAACACGTGAATTGTATAGCGTGAGCAAAAAACCTAAAGttgcttatttttatgttaGTTGAAGCttgaacattttctttttattagtGTGATAATAAGTAACGGTTTTGAGAATGTTATCTGGTTAACTTGTTATGTCCCAAATCTGCTGAAGCTGAGATTAAGAAACCcataaattattgtaaataaattggGTCACCAAAAGGCCACTCCAAGGCGCTAAcggttaataaataaaattacaattgatgcaaattaaaaagatttatttgagacgaaatattttcgaacacaTAACTGtgtaaaattccaaaaaaaactaaattattgaTCTTTTAATAATAGGCCACACTGGACGCACTTTTAAGGACGGCAGTTTTCTTTTCACAATCTAAGGACGGCTGGGCGATAGCAAAACGGGCAAAACAACTCAATGATCTAATCACAGCACTTAGCGCCATCACCGATACAGGCAGCATATGCCATCAGATGGGGAAGCGTGTTTTGTTGCAAGTGGCCAGTGAAGAGATGAGCATGTGGACCGGAAGCCCAGACACCTACATCATCACCGGCATGATTGCCCATCGAGGACTTGATATAACTTGGGTATAGAAAGTCTATAAGAAAGATTGGCGAGATGATTACACCTTCAAATAAGCAAAGAAGAAAAATGCCTAGACATACCTGGATCGCCGCCGAATTCTCCGTACAACTCTCTACGATTGCCATGCTCATCCAAGTATTGTTCAGGACCAATAGCATAATTGAGAGTAGCATAGCTAACGCCATTGGAGTCGACACCCATATTATTCAAACCTAAAATATCATTGCCACGTTCTGGATAACCGGAGATGCTGAGTGGATGGGCGTGATCCGCTGTGACAACGATGAGAGTATCTTCGGGATCTGTCATATTACGCGCCAACTCCACAGCCTTTGAAAGTTCTAAAGTCTCATCAAGACTGAGGCCGGGCATATTTGCGTGATTACCATAATCGATGAGACCACCCTCAATGAATACGACGTAACCATTATCGTTCTTACGCAAAAACTTGATTGCCGTTTCGGTCATTTCGGCCAAGGTGGGCTCACTTTCGGTAGCATGATGATGATAATTCATCAATGTCGATTGGAAGATACCCAAAACGCTGGTGGTCTTTTCAATATTGATAGCGTTCATCTGTTTGCGACTGCTGACGAAGACGCCACCATCGTGACGGCGTTGCCATTCGGAGAGCAAATTCTTACCATCCGAACGTTCACCGGGCTTACCGAATGGATCGATCATGGTTTTGGGTAAAAATTTACCAATACCACCACCCATTAATAAATCCAATTTACGTCCCGGTTCTTCAGTAACCAACTGTGTGGCAATATCGATGCAATCCGATGTGTAATCGTCGCCGAGATAGGTGCGTACATCGGTATCGCACTCCCACAAACGATTCGAGACGTGCGCATAACCGCCACTGGGACTGGCATGTGTCAACGTGGTTGTAGTGACGAAACCTGTAGACTTACCAGCTGCCTGTGCCCAATCGTAGAGTGATGTAAGATCATTAGCTGGATCCATGGATGCTTTACAGTCATTGAAGTCGACATTTGGGCTAACGCCCAAGAAAAGAATATTAGTCTTAACGCCTGTGAGGTAAGCGGTCGAGGTGCATGCCGAATCAGGTACTTGGGCGTTAGTACAGTAAGTCTACGGAGTTATACATATTACCTCATTAGTACTTAATAGATGACATACACGATATTTCTCTACTACTCACTCTGCTTAAGCCGGTGTAGGGGAATTTTTCAAAGCTTAGTTGCGATTCCTCACCCGGTTTACCTTCGCGTTGTCCCTTCAGTATACGTGCCGCAGCCACTGTGGTCAGTGGCATGCCATCACCGAGAAAGAAGATCACATTCTTGGCTTTGTTAGTATTTAGCTTGTTGCTTAGGCGTTTCTGCAGCTCCTCATTCGCCGATTTGCGCCAAAAATTCGGATCGAGTTCTTCTTTGGGCACTTTCTCATTGGTTTGCGGCATGCCTAAACCGGTAAATAGGATACGACTGTTGCCCGAAAATGCTTCCGGTACGTGCACATCAGCtagacaattttatataattttttccaaattaatttaagttaaaaacttTATTAGTACAAGGTTCGCAAGCTTACTTGGCGGCTGACTGGCTAGCACCACGCCCACAATCGCGAGGACGAGAACGGTGCTCACCCTGATGCTGGCGTGCAACATTTTATGGagacttatttttaatttaaagcgaAACGTTATGTATGGATCTGGTGGTCAGACTCATCTGATTTGACCGCAAGCACTGATTCCAAGAAAACAGCCCGCagcttttatattttcataagttaGCATGGGGAATAGCATTGCTGACGCTTGTGAAGCTAAAATCTTGCGCTTATCTTTATGATCTgtgcttttttttactttcggttgagttttttctgcatttggaaaaacttaaagtgccaaaatatatatagatatggaTACGCACATATACACCTACGGAATTTATCACTGCTTTCGTTTGAACGTTAATCCCTACCACGCGTTGTTCAAAtatctttataccctgaacaaggtatatttagtttgccaagaagtttgtaacTCTTAAgtagaaggaaacgtcggagatcctatgaaatatgtatatttgatcaGCGTAAAGAGGTGATTTgctttagtcatgtccgtctgtccatatGTCTGTTTGCAGATACGAAAACTAATCAATTAGTTTGCaagttatcgatctgaaattttgcacacaacccttttctctccaagaagctgctcatttgtctgaaTCGCCGATACCAACTACATTAGGGGATTTGCGAATCGACCGATTTAATAGTAATGAAATATATCCATTGAACTAAGATACCCTTCATAATGAATGATACAATATAGTCAGCTTAAAGAGCCACCAGGGgatgaaaatcattatatttttattataaacttttcGACCGCTTCATTTATTTTCTCACTCTTTCtttactctcagagctggagtattttcatccatccCAACAACGTGACCTCGCAGGtcagaactatgtcaatgtcgccataTATgacgtacagttcatcgttcaaCCGATAGGTACAATCGacggtactcgccgttgccaatacgcaaaggaacATATAGTAAATCTGCCGAAAAAGCTTCTCTCGAACACTAATAagaccgactcatcagatgatgtcattatgtatgtctccgcaccataaagcaggacgggagtGATGAGGGATTTGtacagtttggtctttgttcaacTGTAGAcgaatttacttctcaattgccgactcagtccgaagtagcacctgttggcaaaagttattctgcacTGGATTTCGaaactgacgttgttgttgatgctggttccaagatagacgaaattatctacgactttgcagttatgactgtcaatagtgatgAGGTAGTCAAGTCAAGTCGacgacagtttgtttgatgacaggagatatttcgtcttgatatcaatatcatcggtacGCCGCGGCGTACGCTAGTAGCTTCATCTATTCTATTtagcagctcaaattattttctcgagGAGTAcattgaagaagtcgtacgataGGGAATCGTCTTGACTAAAACCTCCTTTGGTATccaacggctcgaagaggttcTTCCCGCTCTTGCCGGAGCTTTTAGCATTGCTCAACggcagtttacacagccgtattttGAGGggttaccaaattcagacaaagcGGCTTTTTTTCGAGCTGTCAAAAGCggatttgaaatcgacgaagaagtagCGTCTCGTTTGCCTCTTCAACTcgcggtatctatcccatcccgccaGAGTTGTGTTAACGTTGCGAgttaggcagtctgttttctctccaccgCGACAaggcagctgtacgtaaagagctTGAAATACCGTCCCAAAGTTCGTTTATACCGacttgctgatgagtgctctcagagagcattTGAAGACGTTTCATCGAGGAGGTTGAATTTAACCTTAgggttaaagtcgccaagcatgatTTTCACAtcgcaccttcccaattaagggacaaGACATTCGAGATGCATGCCATAAATCGTAATGCTTAGcacgtttgcagtggtcgttATCAAAATTGTTCTGTCCAGAGtgaagtcagccggatgttcgaaattatattattagttATATAGAGGATAGATCAAGTTTTCTCTTATGAATagaacacgctctcttattttaggtcggataactcacatattggccgatatttgcggtacaaagtcaccccgaagtttGAAATTCCTTATAATTATtgagtatatgggggctaagggaagtataaGTCTGCTTTAACCAATTCTTGACATACAGACGTACCACTATAATAGAAGAATTATCCCTAATTTCGGGTGTATATATCACaaattgaccgacattttcgatcaaaagtcaactataggtaccggagtctaaatattcgatacctatgcgcttgaacagtttttgttggatttcaacaattgtttgtttgtttgttttgtcgtaatcttgtattaaCCATCTCGGGAATGTTTATTAACACAGGAAGTTTTCTTACTCACACTCAACGCAAATAAAGTTGAGTGCAAATTCATAGCTGCTTTACATTTTGTAACAGCCTCTGAGCATCTTTTGAAAATGCCGAATTTCTTCAACGGTCAGTAAAAGGGAaagcttttataaaagctttttgTAGATCACAAAAATTAAACTGTTCATAACAAGTGGTCTGATATGCGTATAAAGTATACTCTTAACCCATGTTTGTCTTAATTAAATACGGAATATAAAAGTTTCTGAATATGCTTTAGGACGAAGCTTTAGCGACTAATATAAACCTATTAAAGAAgataaaacgttaacttcagtaGCATCGTagctaaagggtgatccatttcgaggttccctactcttttaaagaaaaaacaaagaaactttaattttaagagggaatgtttattatcattcgaaataagattccttggcatttatttttggaagattacctcttttaaatgttggacATGGCTATGTCTCAGATCGTTTATCCATTTGgaccaattttcaatgactcgttcgaaaaTATCGacaggtaactggcgaatgaaatGGGTGATGTTTTGCCTCAAGGCCTGAGTCGAAGCgaaattgtccgcatagactttaaactttaatatccccacattaaaaaaatttaacgttACCCATTTggcggccaatcgaccgacctaaaaggtgaaattatctgcacaccgaagtgttttctcgaAGGCTCGAAGCTATTACATCATCTATTGGGTACGAGTACTCGTTTTCCAGAATCAGACATACGGATTTTTGTGGTCTGGGAGATTTGTCAGTAAAGGGtttatccggaaagtaataggactgaacggctggtcagttgtctccgagcactgggagagtcaggacaaacatttcgCGTGACGTATTTCTGTTTCGtaagagcagaggtacgcgattaattTCTGgaacagagacgtttgatatgatcactTA from Bactrocera tryoni isolate S06 chromosome 3, CSIRO_BtryS06_freeze2, whole genome shotgun sequence harbors:
- the LOC120772775 gene encoding alkaline phosphatase-like, whose amino-acid sequence is MLHASIRVSTVLVLAIVGVVLASQPPTDVHVPEAFSGNSRILFTGLGMPQTNEKVPKEELDPNFWRKSANEELQKRLSNKLNTNKAKNVIFFLGDGMPLTTVAAARILKGQREGKPGEESQLSFEKFPYTGLSRTYCTNAQVPDSACTSTAYLTGVKTNILFLGVSPNVDFNDCKASMDPANDLTSLYDWAQAAGKSTGFVTTTTLTHASPSGGYAHVSNRLWECDTDVRTYLGDDYTSDCIDIATQLVTEEPGRKLDLLMGGGIGKFLPKTMIDPFGKPGERSDGKNLLSEWQRRHDGGVFVSSRKQMNAINIEKTTSVLGIFQSTLMNYHHHATESEPTLAEMTETAIKFLRKNDNGYVVFIEGGLIDYGNHANMPGLSLDETLELSKAVELARNMTDPEDTLIVVTADHAHPLSISGYPERGNDILGLNNMGVDSNGVSYATLNYAIGPEQYLDEHGNRRELYGEFGGDPDFLYPSYIKSSMGNHAGDDVGVWASGPHAHLFTGHLQQNTLPHLMAYAACIGDGAKCCD